CTTCCCGGCGGCGTAACTGTCCCACATGGCCCGGTAAGCCTGTTCCAGGTGCCGGGTCACGCGGGTCGTGTCGAAGAGCGGCCACGTCGTCCGATTGGCAGCCAACTTTTCTCGGAGTCGACTCAGTTCGTTGGGGCGTTGGGCCAGATCAACCGCCCGCCGCGCGTACTCGTCATGGGTAGCCGCGATCAGTTCCGGCTGGCCGATGTTCGTCAACAAACTCGCGGCCACGCGGGAAGCAAACGTCTGACCCGGGCAGGTCAGGACGGGCAGCCCCGCCCACAGCGCATCGCAAGCCCCGGTGTGGGCGTTCACCACTGGCGTATCGAGGAATAGATCGGCCAGACGGAGCCGGGCGAGGTGTTTGGTCTTCGTTTCGTGAGCCGCGAAGATGATGCGGTCGGACGCCAGCCCCCGAGCCGTTGCCTCCCGACGGAGGTTGCGTTCGACCGTGGCACCAGACGAATATAACCACAACACACTGCCGGGAACCTGCCCCAGAATCTTCGCCCAGACGTCGAAAATGCCCGGCTCGAATTTGTAGCTGTTGTTGAAACAGGTAAAGACGAACCCGCTCTCCGGTAAGCCGTAGTCGGCTCGCCGGACGGGCGCGGTTGCGATCTCTTGTTCGCGATCCGTCACCAGGTAGCAGTTCGGTAGAAGGACCAATCGCTCGCTGTATCCGGCCGCCATCTCGGGCGGCGTCACGGTCCGGTCACTGATCAGATAATCGAGGAACGAAGCGCCGCAGGTGCCGGCGAAACCGATGTAGCTGACCTGAATCGGCGCCGGTCGCAGGGCGACGATCTCCTCGCGGGCTCCGCCGGTGTGGCCCATCAAATCGACGAGAATATGGACGCCGTCGTCATAGATCCGGCGGGCCGCGGTTGCAGTCGGGACACCCGCGAGGTCGCGGAACTGATCGCAGTCGCGGCGGGCCCGCTGCCGGTAAGTGCTGCCATCGTCTGGGCCGTAGGAGTAGATGAAAACCTCGAATTCGCGCCGGTCGTGCAGACCGAACAGGCCCATCATTAATTGCATCAGGGCGTGGTGGTGAAACGTCCCGCCGATGTACCCGATCCGCAAGCGGCCGGTCCGCGATCGGAGAAACGAGAAAGCCGGGGGCGGTCCCGCGCCGAGTACGATGTCCTCCGAAAACCGGCGGGCGACGGCCAATTGAAAGTCCAGTGACCAGTCGGTGGTCATCATGTTGAACGGCGTGATCGCCGGCCGCCGGCCGCCCGCCAACCGCTCCTCAGCATCGCGCCGTAACCGTGCGAAATCGGCGTCCCGCGTCCGCCAGTCGCAGAGCAGCTCGCGGATGCGGACCAGGTTGGCGAACGCCTCCGCGTGGTCGGGTTGCAATGACAAAACCCGCTCGAATACCGGCTGGGCGGCTTCCCAGCGCGCCTGCTGCAAGATGATGTGGCCGATATTTTCGAGGGTTTCCACGGAATCGGGAGCCAGCTTGAGCGCACTTTGTAAGGCAGCGAGCGCCTCGTCGCGACGACCCCAGGCCGCCAGGGCGATACCCAGGTAGCAGTGGGCTTTGACGTACTCGGGCCGGAACCGGATAGCCTCCTGATAACACCCGATGGCCGCCGGGTCGCCCTGGTTGCGGAAAATGTTTCCGAGATTGCAGTGGGCCTCGGGGTAGTCTGGTTGCAACGCGATCGCCCGTCTCAGATGGACAATGGCTTCCACGAATTTCCTTTGCTCGTTGAAGACAGCCCCCAGGTTGTTGTGGGGGATGGCGTAGTCCGGTTTGAGTCGGATCGCCCCGGCGAAGCAGGCTGCGGCTCCGTCCAGGTCGCCGTTGCGGTGTAAAACCTGTCCCAGGTTGGTCAGCGCCCGGGGTTGGTCTGGCTTGATGGCCAGGCTCTGGCGAAAGCTGGCCGCGGCCCGAGCGAGTTGACCTTGGTCCGAGAGAATCATCCCGAGGCCGTTGTGCGCGGCGGCCAACGTCGGGTCCAGGCGCAATGCCGTCTGGAAGCACGCCTCGGCCTCGCTTCGGTCGCCCCGGACACGGTAGGCTTCCCCGAGGGCGTGGTGGAAGGGTGCGTGGCCGGGCCGCAAGAGCGTCGAGTGGTGGAGGTGAAGGAGCGCGACGACGGCTTGACCGGCTTCGAGGGCGAGGGCACCGAGCAGATGGACGGCCTCGGCGTGCAACGGTTCTCGCTCCAACACGTCCCGACAGAAACTCTCGGCCCGTCGGTAGTCGCCGTTCCGGTAATGCGCGATCGCATGTCCGTACAGCGTGGTGACGGTGCCGTCATCTTGAGGCCGTTTCTGGTGTGTCGACTGCGTCTGGCAATGGGCATCCTTCTTGCCCAGGTTGCCGTCCCGTTTCGGGTTTTCGGCGGGAATTACTGGCGGCATGGACCTGTTCCGACAGGGAGTTTGGGGCTTCTCACAGTATTAAGAACGCAACGGGTCCCAATATGCCAAGGGATTTTCCGGGACTCCTCGCTACCGGCGACTGGCCGACCTGACG
This portion of the Fimbriiglobus ruber genome encodes:
- a CDS encoding tetratricopeptide repeat protein, with protein sequence MPPVIPAENPKRDGNLGKKDAHCQTQSTHQKRPQDDGTVTTLYGHAIAHYRNGDYRRAESFCRDVLEREPLHAEAVHLLGALALEAGQAVVALLHLHHSTLLRPGHAPFHHALGEAYRVRGDRSEAEACFQTALRLDPTLAAAHNGLGMILSDQGQLARAAASFRQSLAIKPDQPRALTNLGQVLHRNGDLDGAAACFAGAIRLKPDYAIPHNNLGAVFNEQRKFVEAIVHLRRAIALQPDYPEAHCNLGNIFRNQGDPAAIGCYQEAIRFRPEYVKAHCYLGIALAAWGRRDEALAALQSALKLAPDSVETLENIGHIILQQARWEAAQPVFERVLSLQPDHAEAFANLVRIRELLCDWRTRDADFARLRRDAEERLAGGRRPAITPFNMMTTDWSLDFQLAVARRFSEDIVLGAGPPPAFSFLRSRTGRLRIGYIGGTFHHHALMQLMMGLFGLHDRREFEVFIYSYGPDDGSTYRQRARRDCDQFRDLAGVPTATAARRIYDDGVHILVDLMGHTGGAREEIVALRPAPIQVSYIGFAGTCGASFLDYLISDRTVTPPEMAAGYSERLVLLPNCYLVTDREQEIATAPVRRADYGLPESGFVFTCFNNSYKFEPGIFDVWAKILGQVPGSVLWLYSSGATVERNLRREATARGLASDRIIFAAHETKTKHLARLRLADLFLDTPVVNAHTGACDALWAGLPVLTCPGQTFASRVAASLLTNIGQPELIAATHDEYARRAVDLAQRPNELSRLREKLAANRTTWPLFDTTRVTRHLEQAYRAMWDSYAAGKPPAGIVVSESGDAQVKPNPPL